Sequence from the Rhodococcus jostii RHA1 genome:
CTCTGGCGGACGTTCCGGCGGAAGTAGAGCAGGTATCCCCACAGGATGGCGAAGACCACTCCGACCGAACCGATCGACACGTGGACGAAGAACCCGAGTAGCAGCCCCACCTGCAACAACAGGTTGTACTTCATCGCCCAGGGGCGGCCCTGCAGGCCCGCCCCGAGGATCATGAGCACCGCGAGCCCCACGAGGTAGGTTCCGGACCACCAGGTGAGTCCGCCGCCGACCGTCGCGACGACCGGCAGGGCGAGAAGCACCACGATGGCTTCCAGGATCAGAGATCCCGCGACCACCCCGCGGAATCCCTTCCACGGGTCCTTGGTCGGCGGTCCGAACTCCGGTTCCGAAGCATTCGAGTCCGGCTCGCTCACGCTGGGTCCTTTCCGAAGAGGGTGCGGGCCGCACCGGCGGTCACCACGGATCCGGTGACCACGACGCCCGCCCCCGATACTGCCTCACCGGGTTCGGCGACCTCCTCGGCCAGCCCGATGGCCGTTTCCAGCGCGTCCGCGAGCGTGGGTGCCACGACGACGCGTTCGTCGCCGAACTTGGCGACCGCGAGATTGGCGAGATCGTCGACGTCCATGGCCCGTGCCGAACCGTTGTTCGTGACGACGAGCTCGTCGAACACCGGTTCCAGCGCCGACAGGATGCCGTCGACGTCCTTGTCCCCCATCACGCTGACGACGCCGACCAGCTTGCGGAAGTCGAACTCGGCGGTCAGGGCGGCGGCGAGCGCACGCGCCCCGTCCGGGTTGTGGGCGGCGTCGAGGAACACGGTCGGGGCGCTGCGCACACGTTCGAGCCGGCCCGGATTGACGACCGAGGCGAACGCCTCCCGGATGGCCTCCTGGTCGAGCTGCCGTTCCGGGCCCGCACCGAAGAACGCCTCCACGGCCGCGAGCGCGAGCGACGCGTTACGCGCCTGGTGCTCCCCGTGCAGGGGCAGGAAGATGTCGGTGTAGACCCCGCCGAGGCCCTGCAGTTCGAGCTGCTGACCCCCGACCGCGATCTGCCGGGCGAGCACCGTGAACTCGGAGCCCTCCCGCGCGACCGCGGCATCCACCTCGACGGCCCTGCGGAGCAGCACCTCCATCACTTCCGGTGTCTGCTCGGCCAGGATCGCAACGGCGTCGCGGGGCACGAGCGCGTCCTCGCGGCCCTTCTTGATGATGCCGGCCTTCTCCTCGGCGATCCCGGCCAGGTCGTCGCCGAGATACTCGGCGTGATCGAGGCTGATCGGGGTGATCACCGCGATCTCGCCGTCGATGACATTGGTTGCGTCCCAACGCCCGCCGAGACCCACCTCGACGACGGCGACATCGACGGGCGCCTCCGCGAACGCGGCGTACGCCATCGCGGTGAGCACCTCGAACTTGCTCATCGCGGGGCCGCCGGCCGCCTGCGACTGCTGGTCGATCATCTGCACGTACGGCTCGATCTCCCGATACGTGTCGACGTACCGGCGGGGCGACACCGGGCGCCCGTCGAGGCTGATGCGCTCGGTGGCGAGCTGCAGGTGCGGGCTGGTGGTGCGGCCGGTGCGCCGGTGCAGCGCCGTGAGCAGCGCGTCGATCATCCGCGTCACCGACGTCTTGCCGTTGGTGCCGGTGACGTGGATGGCGGGATAGCCGTGCTGCGGCGAACCGAGCACGTCCATCAGGGCCGCGATCCGGGTGAGGGACGGCTCGATCTTCGTCTCGGGCCACCGCTTGTCGAGTTCCGCCTCGACCAGTGTCAGCTCCGCGAGGTCGACAGGACTGACTCCCTCCGGCGTGAAGTCGGGCGAGGTCACGCGCCTTCCAGCTCCTTCAATCGCTTGGTGATGCGTTCGATTTCTTCCGTCGCGATCTGCTGACGCGTACGGATCTTCTCCTTGACGGCGTCGGGGGCCTTGGCCAGGAACGCCTCGTTGGACAGCTTGGCGGTGGTACCGGCAAGTTCCTTCTGGGCGGCCGCGAGGTCCTTCTCCAGCCGGGCCTTCTCGGCGCCGAGGTCGACGTTGCCGGACGTGTCGAGGTCGACGGTGACGGTCGCCTTGCTCAGGCGCACCTCCACCGACGCGGACACCGCGAAACCGTCCTCCGGGTCCGTCAGGCGCGCCAGCGACGTGACCGCGGCGAGCTGCGTGTCCAGATCGGCCTCGGCGATGCCGCTGATGCGTGCGGGAACCCGCTGCGAGGGCTTGAGACCCTGATCGCTGCGGAACCGGCGCACCTCGGTCACCAGTCGCTGCATGTCCTCGACGCGCTGCGCCGCAACTGCATCCGCGGCTGCCTCGCTCGACTGCGGCCACTGCGCCACGACGACGGACTCACGCTCGGTCAGCGCCTTCCACAGCGTCTCGGTGACGAATGGGATCACCGGGTGGAGCAGGCGCAACAGGGCGTCGAGGACGTTGCCGAGCACGGCCCTCGTGTTCGCCGCGATCGTGTCGTTCTCGGCGAACTGCACCTTGGCCAGCTCGAGGTACCAGTCGCAGACCTCGTCCCACGCGAAGTGGAACAGCGCCTCGCACGCCTTGCTGAACTCGTACCGGTCGAATGCGGCGTCGACCTCCCCGCGCACCTGCTCGAGACGGTCGAGAATCCAGCGGTCGGCGTCGGTCAGCTGGTCGCGTCCGGGCAGTGGCGCCGGCGCGGCCCCGTTCATGAGGGCGAACTTGGTCGCGTTGAACAGCTTGGTCGCGAAGTT
This genomic interval carries:
- a CDS encoding DUF4233 domain-containing protein, which produces MSEPDSNASEPEFGPPTKDPWKGFRGVVAGSLILEAIVVLLALPVVATVGGGLTWWSGTYLVGLAVLMILGAGLQGRPWAMKYNLLLQVGLLLGFFVHVSIGSVGVVFAILWGYLLYFRRNVRQRMERGLLPGQRG
- the folC gene encoding bifunctional tetrahydrofolate synthase/dihydrofolate synthase, with amino-acid sequence MTSPDFTPEGVSPVDLAELTLVEAELDKRWPETKIEPSLTRIAALMDVLGSPQHGYPAIHVTGTNGKTSVTRMIDALLTALHRRTGRTTSPHLQLATERISLDGRPVSPRRYVDTYREIEPYVQMIDQQSQAAGGPAMSKFEVLTAMAYAAFAEAPVDVAVVEVGLGGRWDATNVIDGEIAVITPISLDHAEYLGDDLAGIAEEKAGIIKKGREDALVPRDAVAILAEQTPEVMEVLLRRAVEVDAAVAREGSEFTVLARQIAVGGQQLELQGLGGVYTDIFLPLHGEHQARNASLALAAVEAFFGAGPERQLDQEAIREAFASVVNPGRLERVRSAPTVFLDAAHNPDGARALAAALTAEFDFRKLVGVVSVMGDKDVDGILSALEPVFDELVVTNNGSARAMDVDDLANLAVAKFGDERVVVAPTLADALETAIGLAEEVAEPGEAVSGAGVVVTGSVVTAGAARTLFGKDPA